One window of the Candidatus Chryseobacterium colombiense genome contains the following:
- the rplS gene encoding 50S ribosomal protein L19, producing the protein MDLLKYVQDKYIAKKEFPEFKAGDTITVYYEIKEGQKTRTQFFKGTVIQLRGTGSTKTFTIRKMSGDVGVERVFPINMPALQKIEVDRRGKVRRSRIYYFRDLRGKKARIKDVPYKK; encoded by the coding sequence ATGGATTTATTAAAGTACGTACAAGATAAGTACATTGCGAAAAAAGAATTCCCTGAATTCAAAGCAGGTGATACCATTACTGTGTATTACGAAATTAAAGAAGGACAAAAGACAAGAACTCAGTTCTTCAAAGGAACAGTTATCCAATTAAGAGGTACTGGTTCTACAAAAACTTTCACTATCAGAAAAATGAGTGGAGATGTAGGTGTTGAGAGAGTATTCCCTATCAACATGCCAGCTTTACAAAAAATTGAAGTGGATAGAAGAGGTAAAGTTAGAAGATCTAGAATTTATTACTTCAGAGACCTTAGAGGTAAAAAAGCTAGAATTAAAGACGTTCCTTACAAGAAATAA
- the rpsA gene encoding 30S ribosomal protein S1 has translation MSKETNSAEVLLNQNVAPEQFDWDSFESGLDADARKEKSDLEEIYNGSLNNLDDNDVLVGKVVRLTDKEAIVDINFKSEGVISLNEFRYNQGLKVGDEVEVMVDRREDKTGQLQLSHRKARTLKAWDKVNELHETGEIVNGFVKSRTKGGMIVDVHGIEAFLPGSQIDVKPIKDYDQFVGKTMEFKVVKINPEFKNVVVSHKALIEADIEGQKKEIIAQLEKGQVLEGTVKNITSYGVFIDLGGVDGLIHITDLSWSRVNHPSEILEDGQTVKVVILDFDDEKTRIQLGMKQLEAHPWDALSADLKVGDKVKGKVVVLADYGAFVEIAPGVEGLIHVSEMSWSTHLRSAGDFVKVGDEVEAEVLTLDREERKISLGIKQLSKDPWENIEAKYPVGSKHVGTVRNFTNFGVFVELEEGIDGLIYISDLSWTKKIKHPSEFCAVGDKLDVVVLELDIQARRLSLGHKQLTENPWDAFETKYAEGTIHAGKAVEVHDKGASVQFEDAEVEAFCPSRLLEKEDGSKIKKGEEAQFKVIEFNKEFKRVVVSHTGIFRDEEKKNVKESASRNVTSSSNNEERSTLGDIDALAELKRKMEEGK, from the coding sequence ATGTCAAAAGAGACAAATTCAGCAGAGGTTTTATTAAACCAAAACGTAGCACCAGAACAATTTGATTGGGATTCTTTCGAATCAGGTCTTGATGCAGATGCGAGAAAAGAAAAAAGCGATTTAGAAGAAATTTACAACGGATCTTTGAACAACCTAGACGATAACGACGTTTTAGTTGGAAAAGTTGTAAGATTAACTGATAAAGAAGCGATCGTAGACATCAACTTCAAATCTGAAGGTGTTATTTCTCTTAACGAATTCCGTTACAACCAAGGCCTAAAAGTAGGTGATGAGGTTGAAGTAATGGTTGACAGAAGAGAAGACAAAACAGGTCAGTTACAATTATCTCACAGAAAAGCTAGAACATTGAAAGCTTGGGATAAAGTAAATGAGCTTCACGAAACTGGAGAAATCGTAAACGGTTTTGTGAAATCTAGAACTAAAGGAGGTATGATCGTTGACGTACACGGAATCGAAGCATTCTTACCTGGTTCTCAAATTGACGTTAAGCCAATTAAAGATTACGATCAGTTCGTAGGTAAAACTATGGAGTTCAAAGTTGTGAAAATCAACCCTGAGTTCAAAAACGTAGTAGTATCTCACAAAGCATTGATCGAAGCAGATATCGAAGGTCAGAAAAAAGAAATCATCGCTCAGTTAGAAAAAGGACAAGTTCTTGAAGGTACTGTTAAGAATATTACTTCTTACGGTGTATTCATTGACTTAGGAGGTGTTGATGGATTGATCCACATTACAGACCTTTCTTGGTCTAGAGTGAACCACCCATCTGAAATCCTTGAGGATGGACAGACTGTAAAAGTTGTTATCCTTGACTTTGATGATGAGAAAACAAGAATCCAATTGGGTATGAAGCAATTAGAAGCTCACCCTTGGGATGCTCTTTCTGCTGACTTGAAAGTAGGTGACAAAGTAAAAGGAAAAGTAGTAGTTCTTGCTGACTATGGTGCATTCGTAGAAATCGCTCCAGGTGTAGAAGGATTAATCCACGTTTCTGAAATGTCTTGGTCAACTCACTTGAGATCTGCAGGTGACTTTGTAAAAGTAGGTGATGAAGTAGAAGCTGAAGTACTTACTTTAGACAGAGAAGAAAGAAAAATTTCTCTTGGTATCAAACAATTATCTAAAGATCCATGGGAAAACATCGAAGCTAAGTATCCGGTAGGATCTAAGCATGTAGGAACTGTAAGAAACTTCACTAACTTTGGTGTATTCGTAGAGTTAGAAGAAGGTATCGACGGATTAATCTACATCTCTGATCTTTCTTGGACTAAGAAAATCAAGCACCCATCTGAGTTCTGTGCAGTAGGTGATAAATTAGATGTTGTAGTTCTTGAATTAGATATCCAAGCTAGAAGATTATCTCTAGGTCACAAACAATTGACTGAAAACCCATGGGATGCTTTCGAAACTAAATATGCTGAAGGAACTATCCACGCTGGTAAAGCTGTAGAAGTTCACGATAAAGGAGCTTCTGTACAATTCGAAGATGCTGAAGTTGAGGCATTCTGCCCATCAAGATTATTAGAGAAAGAAGATGGATCTAAAATCAAAAAAGGTGAAGAGGCTCAATTCAAAGTAATCGAATTCAATAAAGAATTCAAGAGAGTAGTAGTTTCTCATACAGGTATCTTCAGAGATGAAGAGAAGAAAAATGTAAAAGAATCTGCTTCTAGAAATGTAACTTCTTCTTCAAATAACGAAGAAAGATCAACTCTTGGAGATATCGATGCTTTAGCAGAATTGAAAAGAAAAATGGAAGAAGGTAAATAA
- a CDS encoding DUF4197 domain-containing protein: protein MRKTIILAGMLLCSVSTQAQILDAIKSAVKDNTGIDLNTPVKTTTSATTPKSTSTTSSPINLGSLTSTQISSGLKEALSLGVNEGVKKLGVTDGFLKNEVVKILMPEKLRKVDTTLRSLGLGSLADQGVKLLNRAAEDAVTEAAPIFTKAITSMTITDAKNILLGNDNAATNYLQTKTQSQLFTAFQPKVKASLGKVGADSVWKGIISKYNTLTGQSVTTDLNDYVTTETINGVFKMVAEKESGIRNTPAMRTTSVLQKVFGAQDGK, encoded by the coding sequence ATGAGAAAAACAATTATATTGGCTGGAATGTTATTATGTTCAGTTTCCACCCAGGCACAGATTTTAGATGCCATCAAATCTGCAGTAAAAGATAATACCGGTATAGACCTTAATACACCCGTAAAAACAACAACTTCAGCAACAACTCCTAAAAGCACTTCCACCACTTCTTCTCCGATCAATCTGGGAAGCCTTACTTCCACTCAGATTTCATCAGGATTGAAGGAAGCTTTAAGTCTGGGTGTGAATGAAGGAGTAAAAAAACTGGGTGTAACTGATGGTTTTTTGAAAAATGAAGTCGTAAAAATCTTAATGCCCGAAAAGTTGAGAAAAGTAGATACTACTCTTCGTTCTTTAGGATTAGGAAGTCTTGCCGATCAGGGGGTAAAATTACTCAACAGAGCTGCGGAAGATGCCGTAACAGAGGCTGCTCCTATCTTTACCAAAGCTATTACTTCAATGACCATTACGGACGCAAAAAATATTCTGCTGGGAAATGATAATGCGGCAACCAATTATTTGCAAACCAAAACTCAAAGCCAACTTTTTACAGCTTTTCAACCCAAGGTGAAAGCTTCTCTCGGAAAAGTCGGTGCAGACAGTGTCTGGAAAGGGATCATTTCAAAATACAACACGCTAACAGGACAATCTGTAACCACCGATCTTAACGATTATGTAACCACTGAAACCATTAATGGGGTTTTTAAAATGGTTGCGGAGAAAGAAAGCGGAATCCGGAATACACCGGCTATGAGAACGACGAGTGTTCTGCAAAAGGTTTTTGGAGCGCAGGATGGAAAGTAA
- a CDS encoding CoA transferase subunit A, producing MIDKRVKNAKEAIEGIQDGMTLMLGGFGLCGIPENSINALVDSDVKDLTCISNNAGVDDFGLGLLLHKRQIKKMISSYVGENAEFERQMLSGELDVELTPQGTLAEKCRAAQAGIPAFYTPAGYGTEVAEGKEVKEFKGKTHILEHAYEADFSIVKAWKGDHAGNLIFKGSARNFNHPMAGAGKITIAEVEELVEPGELDPNQIHIPGIMIQRIFQGEKFEKRIEQRTVRKKD from the coding sequence ATGATAGATAAAAGAGTAAAAAATGCAAAAGAAGCGATTGAAGGAATTCAGGATGGAATGACTCTGATGTTGGGAGGATTTGGTCTTTGCGGAATTCCTGAAAATTCAATTAATGCATTGGTAGATAGTGATGTAAAAGATCTTACCTGCATTTCAAACAATGCAGGTGTTGATGATTTTGGATTAGGATTATTGCTTCATAAAAGACAGATCAAGAAGATGATTTCATCTTATGTAGGTGAAAATGCAGAATTTGAAAGACAAATGCTTTCCGGAGAATTAGATGTAGAATTGACCCCTCAAGGGACTTTAGCGGAAAAATGCAGAGCTGCTCAGGCAGGAATTCCAGCTTTCTATACACCTGCAGGTTACGGAACTGAAGTAGCTGAAGGAAAAGAAGTAAAAGAGTTCAAGGGAAAAACACATATTTTAGAACATGCTTACGAAGCGGATTTTTCAATTGTGAAAGCCTGGAAAGGAGATCACGCAGGAAATTTGATTTTCAAAGGTTCAGCAAGAAATTTTAACCATCCGATGGCTGGAGCAGGAAAAATTACCATTGCAGAAGTAGAAGAATTGGTAGAACCGGGAGAGCTGGATCCGAACCAGATTCACATTCCGGGAATTATGATCCAGAGAATCTTTCAGGGTGAGAAATTTGAAAAAAGAATCGAACAGAGAACGGTAAGAAAAAAGGATTAA
- a CDS encoding T9SS-dependent M36 family metallopeptidase: protein MKKIILPVLIAVLSAIPSSLFSQDNEKLIKDYISQNKLREYKKSDLANFIVDNVDTSKSLNGSVVKFQQTYNGLPVYNAEGTVLIRDNRIIYYTDTFLKDYSSSAANSVSISKTAALQKISENLQKQKIVNYPILGFLDAEPETGNAAKQRLVYVKDGDVLKLAYQFSLPEPDASNYWDILVDATNGNIISKLDLNLSCNFRNDAFSHDFTDYQSESVGPLNGSQQKFSLLVPDNASYNIFPLQLEAPTFGSRAIVSNPWNLTASPEGWHYDGTTHYTITRGNNVYAYEDTLASNTPGVSPDGGASRNFNFPFNIYGDSVTNQSAAITNLFYMNNKMHDIFYAFGFTPTARNFQNTNFGLGGVGNDYVNAEAQDGGGTNNANFASPADGSKPRMQMYLWSAVNHLFFYNAPTSAQARYPAVGVAAAPAPQLTATGVMGDVKASPVDEGCTALPGGSLTGKIGLVKRGNCNFDVKIKNLQNAGAIAAIIYNQAPNTAINNMSITDATVAIPGVLITNEEGTYITNLLSANTTVNVTLKNDPALSMTPDGDFDNGIISHEYGHGISNRLTGTGSGCLNSSLDKEQMGEGWSDFFALMLTNGPNATAAVPRGIGTYVMGQSNDGDGIRPFKYSPDFAINPATYGNTNGLEYNSNGTMVPDVHSIGFIWATMLWDLHWQYVAKYGYSSDVMTNTTNGSSRVLQLITDALKLQVCNPTFIDGRDAVLAADLATTGGADKCMIWRTFAKRGLGVSASAGSKTNINDQIEDFTVPAECVLATDEVKSVKANTISIYPNPAKNEFFINFPSNTLGKVSVEIYDMSGKLVSSEDKVSPEDKKSISTERLTTGTYIVKVKGIGIDTASKVIVKK from the coding sequence ATGAAAAAAATAATTCTACCTGTTTTGATTGCTGTATTATCAGCAATACCTTCCTCCTTATTTTCGCAAGACAACGAAAAGCTGATTAAAGATTATATTTCTCAAAATAAATTAAGAGAATATAAAAAATCAGATCTTGCTAATTTTATTGTTGATAATGTAGACACCTCAAAATCCTTAAATGGAAGTGTTGTAAAATTTCAGCAAACTTATAATGGTCTTCCTGTATATAATGCAGAAGGTACAGTTCTTATAAGAGATAATAGGATTATTTATTACACTGATACCTTTTTAAAAGATTACAGTTCTTCCGCTGCAAATAGTGTTAGTATTAGTAAAACTGCCGCTCTTCAGAAAATTTCGGAAAATCTTCAAAAACAAAAGATCGTAAACTATCCTATTTTAGGTTTTCTTGATGCAGAACCAGAAACAGGGAATGCTGCTAAACAACGTTTAGTTTATGTAAAAGATGGTGATGTTTTGAAATTGGCCTATCAGTTTTCCCTTCCGGAGCCAGATGCATCAAATTATTGGGATATTCTTGTAGATGCAACTAATGGAAATATTATTAGTAAACTAGATTTAAATCTGTCATGTAATTTCCGTAATGATGCCTTTTCACATGATTTTACTGATTATCAAAGTGAATCTGTGGGACCTTTAAACGGAAGCCAGCAAAAATTTTCGCTTTTAGTACCTGATAATGCTTCATATAATATTTTTCCATTACAACTGGAAGCTCCTACATTTGGTTCGAGAGCTATTGTTAGTAATCCTTGGAATTTGACTGCTTCTCCCGAAGGTTGGCATTATGATGGAACTACCCATTACACAATTACAAGGGGGAATAATGTATATGCTTATGAGGATACTTTAGCTTCAAATACACCTGGAGTTTCACCTGATGGAGGAGCTTCAAGAAATTTTAATTTCCCTTTTAATATTTATGGTGATTCTGTTACTAATCAAAGTGCAGCCATCACTAATTTGTTTTATATGAATAATAAAATGCATGATATCTTTTATGCATTTGGCTTTACACCGACAGCAAGAAATTTCCAGAATACTAACTTTGGCCTTGGTGGAGTTGGAAATGATTATGTAAATGCTGAAGCACAAGATGGAGGAGGTACTAATAATGCAAATTTTGCATCTCCTGCTGATGGAAGTAAACCAAGAATGCAGATGTATCTTTGGTCTGCTGTAAACCATTTATTTTTTTATAATGCACCAACGAGTGCACAAGCAAGATATCCAGCGGTTGGAGTTGCTGCAGCACCTGCTCCACAATTAACAGCAACTGGAGTGATGGGCGATGTGAAAGCATCTCCGGTGGATGAAGGATGTACTGCTTTGCCGGGAGGTTCCTTAACAGGTAAAATAGGTTTGGTGAAAAGAGGAAACTGTAATTTTGATGTAAAAATTAAGAATTTACAAAATGCAGGTGCAATTGCAGCGATTATTTATAATCAGGCCCCGAATACGGCTATTAATAATATGAGTATTACAGATGCAACTGTAGCAATACCAGGCGTACTTATCACAAATGAAGAGGGTACCTACATTACAAATCTACTTTCTGCTAATACTACTGTAAATGTTACACTAAAAAATGATCCGGCATTATCAATGACTCCGGATGGGGATTTTGATAATGGAATTATTTCTCATGAGTATGGTCATGGAATTTCAAACAGATTAACAGGAACAGGTTCTGGATGCCTAAATTCATCTTTAGATAAAGAACAAATGGGTGAAGGCTGGTCTGATTTCTTTGCTTTAATGCTTACTAATGGACCAAATGCAACAGCGGCAGTTCCGAGAGGAATCGGAACGTATGTTATGGGGCAATCTAATGATGGTGATGGAATTCGTCCGTTTAAATATTCGCCCGATTTTGCGATTAATCCTGCAACTTATGGCAATACTAACGGATTGGAGTATAATAGTAATGGTACTATGGTTCCGGATGTACACTCAATAGGGTTTATTTGGGCAACAATGTTGTGGGATCTACACTGGCAATATGTAGCTAAATATGGGTATTCTTCAGATGTAATGACAAATACAACAAATGGTAGTTCTAGAGTACTTCAATTAATTACCGATGCATTAAAACTTCAGGTATGTAATCCAACATTTATTGATGGGCGAGATGCTGTATTGGCTGCTGATTTGGCTACAACTGGTGGTGCTGATAAATGTATGATCTGGAGAACTTTTGCGAAAAGAGGTTTAGGAGTAAGTGCTTCTGCAGGATCTAAAACGAATATTAATGACCAGATTGAAGACTTCACAGTACCGGCAGAATGCGTATTGGCAACGGATGAAGTTAAATCTGTTAAGGCTAATACTATTTCAATATATCCGAATCCGGCTAAAAATGAATTCTTTATTAATTTCCCGAGTAATACTTTAGGGAAGGTAAGTGTAGAGATTTATGATATGTCAGGTAAATTAGTCTCTTCCGAAGATAAAGTTTCTCCAGAAGATAAAAAGTCAATTTCAACTGAGAGATTAACAACTGGAACATATATTGTAAAAGTTAAAGGTATTGGTATTGATACAGCTTCAAAAGTTATTGTTAAAAAATAA
- a CDS encoding ABC transporter ATP-binding protein — translation MKILLNYLKPYKWLIIASLLLASINQVFSLFAPAITGNILDKLVTHPNFFDKEKLLPRSLSEYLYGTNIYHGVFYFLGLLVGTAMVSRIAKAFQDYVVNVIIQKFGAKIFTDGLKHSMRLPFQEFEDQRSGETLSILTKVREDSVKFINNFINVFFGILVSIIFVSVYAVRLHWTIMPVYVVGIVLIAVVTNLLSKRIKTIQKNIVTETTNLAGSTTESLRNIEIVKSLGLTNQEVERLNNNTYKILNLELRKVKSIRSLSFVQGTLVNFLQQTITFTLLLLIFKNVVTPGQYLSLMFYGFFIFGPMQEIGNIIISYREAQASLNNFDRVMKKEIEPKPLAPKKIGAIEELEFQKVSFQHQTAHYKALNSISFDVKNGETIAFVGPSGSGKSTLVKLLVGLYRPQEGNIFYNHINGKEFDFDELRNQIGFVTQDTQLFAGTIKENLLFVNPTATEEELQLALKKSSCTALLERAENGIQTVIGEGGLKLSGGEKQRIAIARALLRKPHLLIFDEATSALDSITEEEITTTIKEISKEKEQITVLIAHRLSTIMHADRIYVLERGQVIETGSHLQLIEEKGLYYAMWRQQIGERKLTAGV, via the coding sequence ATGAAAATTTTATTAAATTATTTAAAACCATATAAATGGCTGATCATAGCCTCTCTTTTATTGGCTTCAATCAATCAGGTATTTTCGTTATTTGCTCCGGCTATTACAGGAAATATATTAGACAAACTGGTTACCCATCCCAACTTTTTCGATAAAGAAAAACTCCTGCCAAGAAGCCTGAGCGAATATCTTTACGGAACCAACATCTATCATGGTGTATTCTATTTTCTAGGATTGCTTGTCGGAACAGCGATGGTAAGCCGTATTGCAAAGGCATTTCAGGATTATGTAGTGAATGTGATTATCCAGAAATTTGGAGCTAAAATATTTACAGACGGTTTAAAGCATTCTATGAGACTGCCTTTTCAGGAGTTTGAAGACCAGAGAAGTGGTGAAACGCTTTCTATTCTCACCAAAGTCCGGGAGGATTCTGTGAAGTTTATCAATAATTTCATCAATGTATTTTTCGGAATTTTGGTAAGTATTATTTTCGTTTCGGTATATGCGGTTCGTTTACACTGGACGATTATGCCTGTATATGTGGTAGGAATTGTTCTTATTGCTGTTGTCACCAATTTATTGAGCAAAAGAATTAAAACCATTCAGAAAAATATTGTAACGGAAACTACTAATTTAGCAGGAAGTACGACGGAAAGTCTTAGAAATATTGAGATTGTAAAAAGTTTAGGACTGACCAATCAGGAAGTGGAACGTTTGAACAACAATACGTATAAAATTCTGAATCTGGAATTAAGAAAGGTAAAAAGTATCCGTTCATTAAGCTTTGTACAGGGAACTTTGGTTAATTTTTTACAGCAAACCATTACATTCACGTTATTATTATTGATCTTTAAAAATGTCGTAACTCCGGGACAGTATTTATCACTAATGTTTTATGGATTCTTTATTTTCGGGCCCATGCAGGAAATTGGGAATATTATCATTTCTTATCGTGAAGCTCAGGCTTCTTTGAATAATTTCGACAGGGTCATGAAAAAAGAGATCGAACCAAAACCTTTAGCTCCAAAGAAAATTGGTGCTATTGAGGAACTGGAATTTCAAAAGGTATCTTTTCAGCATCAGACTGCTCATTACAAGGCATTAAATTCTATTTCGTTTGATGTGAAAAATGGAGAAACTATTGCTTTTGTGGGTCCAAGCGGTTCCGGGAAAAGTACATTGGTAAAACTATTGGTTGGTTTGTACAGACCTCAGGAAGGAAATATTTTTTATAACCATATTAATGGAAAAGAATTTGATTTTGATGAATTGAGAAATCAAATCGGGTTCGTAACACAGGATACCCAACTTTTTGCAGGAACCATAAAAGAAAATCTTTTGTTTGTAAATCCGACAGCCACGGAAGAAGAGCTTCAATTGGCTTTAAAAAAATCCAGCTGTACAGCTCTTTTAGAACGTGCTGAAAATGGGATACAAACAGTAATCGGTGAAGGCGGATTAAAATTGAGCGGCGGTGAAAAACAGAGAATTGCCATCGCAAGAGCTTTATTGAGAAAACCCCATTTGCTTATTTTTGATGAAGCAACTTCTGCTTTAGACAGTATCACCGAAGAGGAAATTACAACAACTATTAAAGAAATTTCAAAAGAAAAGGAACAGATTACCGTTCTTATTGCACATAGATTGAGTACAATCATGCACGCGGACAGAATTTATGTTCTGGAGCGCGGGCAAGTAATAGAAACAGGTTCTCACTTACAGCTTATTGAAGAAAAAGGATTGTATTATGCGATGTGGAGACAGCAGATCGGAGAGCGTAAACTGACGGCAGGAGTATAA
- a CDS encoding CoA transferase subunit B: MLTKEQIAQRISREVKDGYYVNLGIGIPTLVANYVPDNLSVEFQSENGVLGMGPFPFEGEEDADIINAGKQTITILDGGSFFDSAFSFGMIRAQKVDLTILGAMEVSENGDIANWKIPGKMVKGMGGAMDLVASAENIIVAMMHVNKAGESKILKKCTLPLTGVNCVKRVVTELAVLDITPAGFKLVERAPGVSVEHIIQSTEADLIIEGEIPEMQF, from the coding sequence ATGCTAACTAAAGAACAAATTGCACAAAGAATTTCCAGAGAAGTAAAAGACGGATATTATGTAAATTTAGGAATCGGAATTCCAACATTGGTTGCCAACTATGTTCCGGACAATCTTTCTGTGGAGTTTCAGAGTGAAAACGGAGTATTGGGAATGGGGCCGTTTCCTTTTGAGGGAGAAGAAGATGCAGACATTATCAACGCTGGAAAACAAACGATTACTATTTTGGATGGAGGTTCATTTTTTGATTCAGCTTTCAGTTTCGGGATGATCAGAGCTCAAAAAGTAGATCTTACAATTCTTGGCGCTATGGAAGTTTCAGAAAACGGAGATATTGCCAACTGGAAAATTCCGGGAAAAATGGTAAAAGGAATGGGAGGGGCAATGGATTTGGTAGCTTCAGCAGAAAATATAATCGTTGCAATGATGCACGTGAATAAAGCAGGAGAAAGTAAAATCCTTAAAAAATGTACTTTGCCTTTAACAGGAGTAAACTGTGTGAAAAGAGTAGTGACTGAATTAGCTGTTTTAGACATTACACCTGCCGGATTTAAGCTTGTTGAAAGAGCTCCGGGAGTTTCAGTTGAACACATTATTCAATCTACAGAAGCTGATTTAATCATTGAAGGAGAAATTCCTGAAATGCAATTCTAA
- a CDS encoding alpha/beta hydrolase: MKKFKNIIAVLMLSMASNFAFSQVKSLDAELTNYEYPYEVHFLNFKSQNNDLKMAYMDVKPKTSNGKTIMLLHGKNFNGAYWERTAKDLSDKGFRVIIPDQIGFGKSSKPQSYQFSFSQLAENTKVILDELKIDKTIVLGHSMGGMVAARFTLLYPERVQKLILENPIGLEDYKTFAAYQTIDQAYQSELKNTAETYKNYQLKFYYDNKWKAEYQPWLDLIAGWTLHPDYPKVAWDAALTSDMIYNQPVCYEFKNIKTPTLLIIGTRDRTAIGKDRAPKELQSKMGQYQELGKKTQQQIEGSKLVEIENVGHLPHIEVYDKFWNALYEFIR, translated from the coding sequence ATGAAGAAATTTAAGAATATTATTGCTGTTTTAATGTTATCGATGGCTTCAAATTTCGCTTTTTCTCAGGTAAAATCTTTAGATGCTGAACTTACAAATTATGAATATCCTTATGAAGTTCATTTTCTAAATTTTAAATCTCAGAATAACGATTTGAAAATGGCATATATGGATGTAAAGCCAAAGACATCAAACGGAAAAACTATAATGCTTCTTCATGGTAAAAACTTTAACGGGGCATATTGGGAAAGAACAGCAAAAGATTTATCAGATAAAGGTTTTAGAGTAATCATTCCCGATCAGATAGGATTTGGAAAATCTTCAAAACCGCAAAGCTACCAGTTTTCATTTTCACAATTGGCAGAGAATACAAAAGTTATTTTAGATGAGCTGAAAATTGATAAGACTATTGTTTTAGGACATTCAATGGGAGGTATGGTAGCAGCGAGATTTACTTTGTTATATCCTGAAAGAGTCCAGAAACTTATCCTGGAAAATCCAATTGGATTAGAAGATTATAAAACTTTTGCAGCGTATCAGACGATAGATCAGGCATATCAATCGGAACTTAAAAATACGGCTGAAACCTATAAAAATTATCAGCTAAAATTCTATTATGATAATAAATGGAAAGCAGAATATCAACCATGGTTGGATTTGATTGCGGGCTGGACTTTGCATCCGGATTATCCAAAAGTAGCTTGGGATGCTGCCTTAACTTCGGATATGATCTACAATCAGCCGGTTTGTTATGAATTTAAAAATATCAAAACTCCGACTTTATTAATTATTGGAACAAGGGATAGAACGGCCATAGGAAAAGACAGGGCTCCGAAAGAGCTACAGTCAAAAATGGGACAATATCAGGAATTGGGAAAGAAAACCCAGCAGCAGATTGAAGGTTCCAAATTAGTTGAAATTGAAAATGTGGGACATCTCCCGCATATAGAGGTCTACGATAAATTCTGGAATGCGTTGTACGAGTTTATTAGATAG
- a CDS encoding DMT family transporter, whose amino-acid sequence MKKKNIFKGVLFVGIGASIYGMLATFVKLAYQDGYTTSEVTTSQFVLGLVGLLILNLIQTATSKKNLSTPNSKEVRNLMLAGTSLGCTSLFYYIAVQYINVSVAIVLLMQSVWFSVVVESFITKKLPNARKIISVIIVLLGTVLATNLINSKIELDWKGVFWGLMAAASYTLTMFTSNTLATHLPVFRKSFIMLCGGSVVIFAFLFFAQIGPLHINGLKSVYLNFTENTQHIRAFDYSILWKYGLVLSLFGTIIPPVLFNIGFPNAGLGLGSIVSSLELPVSVTMAFVLLGEEVVFIQWIGIALILFAIVLMNLPAKKEYKVAELS is encoded by the coding sequence ATGAAGAAGAAAAATATTTTTAAGGGAGTTTTATTTGTTGGAATCGGAGCAAGTATATATGGGATGTTGGCCACATTCGTTAAACTTGCTTATCAGGATGGATATACAACATCGGAAGTTACCACCTCTCAATTTGTATTAGGGCTAGTTGGACTTTTAATTTTAAATCTTATTCAAACTGCAACATCTAAAAAGAACTTATCTACCCCAAATTCTAAAGAAGTAAGAAATCTAATGTTGGCAGGAACTTCATTGGGGTGTACAAGTTTATTTTATTATATCGCGGTTCAGTATATTAATGTTTCGGTAGCTATTGTTCTATTGATGCAGTCGGTGTGGTTCAGTGTGGTGGTTGAAAGTTTTATAACAAAAAAATTACCAAATGCTAGAAAAATAATATCTGTAATTATTGTTTTGCTGGGAACTGTTTTGGCTACGAATCTAATCAATTCAAAAATTGAGCTTGACTGGAAAGGTGTTTTCTGGGGATTGATGGCAGCCGCTTCATACACGCTGACTATGTTCACATCCAATACATTGGCAACGCATCTTCCGGTTTTTAGAAAGAGTTTTATTATGCTTTGTGGTGGTTCTGTGGTCATTTTTGCGTTTTTATTTTTCGCTCAGATCGGTCCTTTGCATATAAATGGACTGAAGTCGGTTTATTTAAACTTCACAGAAAATACACAACATATCCGGGCTTTTGATTATTCCATTCTTTGGAAATATGGTTTGGTTCTGTCATTATTTGGTACTATTATTCCTCCTGTTTTGTTTAATATAGGATTTCCAAATGCAGGTTTGGGATTGGGAAGTATTGTTTCATCATTAGAGCTTCCTGTTTCTGTAACGATGGCTTTTGTTTTACTGGGAGAAGAAGTAGTTTTCATTCAGTGGATTGGAATTGCACTCATTCTGTTTGCGATTGTTCTTATGAATTTACCTGCAAAAAAAGAGTATAAAGTCGCTGAATTATCTTAA